A single region of the Streptomyces sp. NBC_00425 genome encodes:
- a CDS encoding carbohydrate ABC transporter permease, with protein MTALTPPATVAPTAERTWGTDRGKRRRPSGRRRSTPLTIAMLAALAYFLLPLLWLLIASTKSTQDLFNSFGLWFSHAPQLLTNLKDTFTQDDGVFVRWLLNTVVYAGVSAVGAALLAAAGGYGFSKFRFRGDRTAFNLVLGAVMVPTTALAIPTYLLFAKAGLVNTPWAIILPSLVNPFGLYLMRVYAEDAVPDSILEAARIDGAGEARIFFRIVLRLLGPGLVTVLLFTLVATWNNYFLPLIMLNDPDLYPITVGLSSWAAQAQNGGSGASSDMLALVVTGSLISIIPLVVAFLLLQRYWQSGLASGGVKQ; from the coding sequence GTGACCGCCCTCACGCCCCCGGCCACCGTCGCACCGACCGCCGAGCGCACCTGGGGCACGGACCGCGGCAAGCGACGCCGGCCGTCGGGCCGCCGCCGCAGCACCCCGCTGACCATCGCCATGCTGGCCGCCCTCGCCTACTTCCTCCTCCCGCTGCTCTGGCTGCTGATCGCCTCGACCAAGAGCACGCAGGACCTGTTCAACAGCTTCGGCCTGTGGTTCTCGCACGCCCCGCAACTGCTGACGAACCTCAAGGACACCTTCACCCAGGACGACGGCGTCTTCGTACGCTGGCTGCTCAACACGGTCGTGTACGCGGGCGTCAGCGCGGTCGGCGCCGCGCTCCTCGCCGCCGCCGGCGGTTACGGCTTCTCCAAGTTCCGCTTCCGCGGCGACCGCACCGCCTTCAACCTGGTGCTCGGGGCGGTCATGGTGCCGACCACGGCCCTGGCGATCCCGACCTATCTGCTCTTCGCGAAGGCGGGCCTGGTCAACACCCCGTGGGCGATCATCCTGCCCTCCCTCGTCAACCCCTTCGGTCTCTACCTGATGCGCGTCTACGCCGAGGACGCGGTGCCGGACAGCATCCTCGAGGCCGCCCGCATCGACGGCGCAGGCGAGGCCCGGATCTTCTTCCGCATCGTCCTCAGGCTGCTGGGCCCCGGCCTGGTGACGGTTCTGCTCTTCACGCTGGTGGCGACGTGGAACAACTACTTCCTGCCGCTGATCATGCTGAACGACCCGGACCTGTACCCGATCACGGTCGGCCTGTCCTCCTGGGCGGCCCAGGCCCAGAACGGCGGATCCGGCGCCAGCAGCGACATGCTCGCGCTGGTGGTCACCGGCTCGCTGATCTCGATCATCCCGCTCGTCGTGGCCTTCCTGCTGCTCCAGCGGTACTGGCAGAGCGGCCTCGCCTCCGGCGGCGTCAAGCAGTAG
- a CDS encoding beta-galactosidase produces MAALPARVLFGAAYYHEYTPAYDPELQPDERLKTDLDLMVEANFNVIRVGESVWSTWEPENGRFDLDWLEPVLDGAHERGISVILGTPTYAAPPWLARQYPEITAEHATGQRLGWGARQEIDFTHPAFRFHAERVIRKMAARYADHPAVIGWQVDNEPGLHLFHNRGVFQRFVDCLREKYGDVETLNREWGLVYWSHRLSDWADLWMPDGNEQPQYDVAWREFQARQVTEFIGWQADIVREYAHPEQFVTTCISYTRPGVADDELAARLDIASGNPYYDMQDGLLLPDPTPDTHEQVWKTTGVWAMYQTADWMFSSRQEPFLVTETNAQSIGFAWDNRPGYDGQWRQAAWAHVARGARMIEYWQWQTLRFGAETYWGGVLPHNGRPGRAYAEIARLGAEFDKAGPLVAGLEPDADITMVYSTPSKWLMQKYPPLATPDGEPDAAAYHRLFDPFYRGAFDARRQVRIVHARQLGDLTPEEAVRRHPVLVVPALYVVDDVTLDWLAAYAHAGGHLVLGPRTGYADHEARARIAPAPGRLADAAGATYDEFSNLHQEVPVHGAPGSPLRLPETATATRWIECLNATDAEVLAGYDHPHFGRWPAVTTRRHGAGRVTTVGTAPGRDLARALAEWLAPAASHAWQDLPESVTATTGTSPDGRRVHVVHNWSWQSAHVSAPADLSDVLDGTSVPAGSRLDLGPWDVRVLSTATP; encoded by the coding sequence ATGGCGGCTCTGCCTGCCCGTGTCCTGTTCGGCGCCGCGTACTACCACGAGTACACGCCCGCCTACGATCCCGAACTCCAGCCGGACGAACGGCTGAAGACCGACCTGGACCTGATGGTCGAGGCGAACTTCAACGTCATCCGGGTCGGCGAGTCGGTCTGGTCGACCTGGGAGCCGGAGAACGGCCGCTTCGACCTCGACTGGCTCGAGCCCGTCCTCGACGGCGCCCACGAGCGCGGCATCTCCGTCATCCTCGGCACCCCGACGTACGCCGCGCCGCCGTGGCTGGCCCGCCAGTACCCGGAGATCACCGCCGAGCACGCCACCGGTCAGCGCCTGGGCTGGGGCGCCCGGCAGGAGATCGACTTCACCCACCCCGCGTTCCGGTTCCACGCCGAACGGGTGATCCGCAAGATGGCGGCACGCTACGCCGACCACCCCGCGGTCATCGGCTGGCAGGTCGACAACGAACCGGGTCTGCACCTCTTCCACAACCGTGGTGTCTTCCAGCGCTTCGTGGACTGCCTGCGCGAGAAGTACGGCGACGTCGAGACCCTCAACCGCGAGTGGGGCCTGGTGTACTGGTCCCACCGGCTGTCCGACTGGGCCGACCTGTGGATGCCGGACGGCAACGAACAGCCGCAGTACGACGTCGCCTGGCGGGAGTTCCAGGCCCGCCAGGTCACCGAGTTCATCGGCTGGCAGGCCGACATCGTCCGGGAGTACGCCCACCCCGAGCAGTTCGTCACCACCTGCATCTCGTACACCCGGCCGGGAGTGGCCGACGACGAGCTCGCCGCCCGTCTCGACATCGCCTCCGGCAACCCGTACTACGACATGCAGGACGGCCTCCTGCTCCCCGACCCCACCCCCGACACCCACGAGCAGGTCTGGAAGACCACCGGGGTGTGGGCGATGTACCAGACCGCCGACTGGATGTTCTCCTCGCGCCAGGAGCCCTTCCTCGTCACCGAGACCAACGCCCAGAGCATCGGCTTCGCGTGGGACAACCGGCCCGGATACGACGGCCAGTGGCGCCAGGCCGCGTGGGCGCACGTGGCGCGCGGCGCGCGGATGATCGAGTACTGGCAGTGGCAGACCCTGCGCTTCGGCGCCGAGACCTACTGGGGCGGAGTCCTCCCGCACAACGGCCGGCCCGGCCGTGCGTATGCCGAAATAGCCCGGCTGGGCGCGGAGTTCGACAAGGCGGGCCCGCTGGTCGCCGGGCTCGAACCGGACGCCGACATCACGATGGTCTACTCGACGCCGAGCAAGTGGCTCATGCAGAAGTACCCGCCGCTCGCGACCCCCGACGGCGAACCGGACGCCGCCGCCTACCACCGCCTCTTCGACCCCTTCTACCGCGGCGCCTTCGACGCGCGCCGCCAGGTGCGGATCGTCCACGCCAGGCAGTTGGGGGATCTGACCCCGGAGGAGGCCGTACGACGCCACCCCGTCCTCGTCGTCCCGGCCCTCTACGTCGTCGACGACGTCACCCTCGACTGGCTGGCGGCCTACGCCCACGCGGGCGGCCACCTGGTGCTCGGACCCCGCACCGGCTACGCCGACCACGAGGCCCGGGCCCGGATCGCCCCGGCCCCCGGCCGCCTCGCCGACGCCGCGGGGGCGACGTACGACGAGTTCAGCAACCTCCACCAGGAGGTCCCCGTGCACGGTGCGCCCGGCAGCCCGCTGCGGCTCCCGGAGACCGCCACCGCGACCCGGTGGATCGAGTGCCTGAACGCCACCGACGCCGAGGTCCTCGCCGGGTACGACCACCCGCACTTCGGCCGTTGGCCGGCCGTCACCACCCGCCGTCACGGCGCGGGCCGGGTGACCACCGTCGGGACGGCGCCGGGCCGCGACCTCGCCCGGGCGCTCGCCGAATGGCTGGCGCCCGCCGCGAGCCACGCATGGCAGGACCTTCCCGAGTCGGTCACCGCGACGACCG
- a CDS encoding carbohydrate ABC transporter permease — protein sequence MMTATTTASPKGRRRDGPSRPGRGGASRRRSAGPLFVAPFMVLFLLLFLAPLGYAAYLSLFQERLIGGTAFVGLDNYTQALTDPQFLHGVGRVALFFVIQVPLMLLLALLFALALDSGLLRLARVIRLGIFVPYAVPSVVASLMWGYLYGPDFGPFAQIARKVSLPVPDFLSDGWMLGSLANIVTWEFVGYNMIILYAALRTIPTELYEAAAMDGAGAWRIAWSIKIPALRPALLLTLLFSVIGSFQLFNEPKLLMNIAPDVISSSYTANLYAYTLAFTGQQVNYAATVSFLLGLVIVIASYAVLLTANRRRTP from the coding sequence ATGATGACCGCCACAACCACGGCCTCTCCCAAGGGCCGGCGCCGAGACGGGCCGAGTCGCCCAGGGCGCGGCGGAGCGAGCAGGCGCCGGTCGGCAGGGCCGCTGTTCGTCGCACCGTTCATGGTGCTGTTCCTCCTGCTCTTCCTCGCGCCGCTCGGCTATGCCGCCTACCTCAGCCTCTTCCAGGAGCGTCTGATCGGCGGCACGGCGTTCGTCGGCCTCGACAACTACACCCAGGCCCTCACCGATCCCCAGTTCCTCCACGGCGTCGGCCGCGTGGCACTGTTCTTCGTGATCCAGGTGCCGCTGATGCTGCTGCTGGCACTGCTGTTCGCGCTCGCCCTCGACAGCGGCCTGCTGCGGCTCGCCCGGGTGATCCGGCTCGGCATCTTCGTGCCGTACGCCGTGCCGAGCGTGGTGGCCTCGCTCATGTGGGGCTATCTGTACGGCCCGGACTTCGGCCCGTTCGCCCAGATCGCCCGGAAGGTGAGTCTGCCCGTCCCCGACTTCCTCAGCGACGGCTGGATGCTCGGCAGCCTGGCCAACATCGTGACCTGGGAGTTCGTCGGCTACAACATGATCATCCTGTACGCCGCCCTGCGCACGATCCCCACCGAGCTGTACGAGGCCGCGGCCATGGACGGCGCAGGCGCCTGGCGTATCGCCTGGTCGATCAAGATCCCCGCGCTGCGCCCGGCGCTCCTGCTCACCCTGCTGTTCTCCGTCATCGGCAGCTTCCAGCTGTTCAACGAGCCCAAACTGCTGATGAACATCGCCCCGGACGTCATCTCGAGCTCCTACACAGCGAACCTCTACGCGTACACGCTCGCCTTCACCGGCCAGCAGGTCAACTACGCGGCCACGGTCTCCTTCCTCCTCGGCCTCGTCATCGTGATCGCCTCCTACGCCGTCCTGCTCACCGCGAACCGCAGGAGGACCCCGTGA
- a CDS encoding aldehyde dehydrogenase family protein: MSVTDEETWPDAAEWTGKIYSGGWRQSEGGVQPVNEPATGERLAEVGVAAPADVARAGTQAARAQRAWAATAPQERAEVLLRAARALRDNREAIREWIVRESGGVPAKGDYEIAAGLSQLAQAAGLASLPRGEILSPSAPAQTSYAWRVPLGVVGVINPWNAPLLFAMRALAPALVLGNAVLLKPDPHTPVSGGVVVARLFEEAGLPEGLLHVLPGGPGTGEAVVADPHVAMVVFTGSTEAGRAVARAAGDGLKRVALELGGKNSIVVLDDADIDSAAAAGAMSSFGYQGQACVAAGRHLVHADVVEPYTQALIRQADELRVGDPREEGVALGPVISERQAARVERIVDESVAAGARVLAGGRRDGLFYPPTVLDRVERTMPAFTEEIFGPVAPVVVFRTDREAVEIANDTEYGLTAAVHSGSTSRAAVIAEQLRTGMVHLNDVSAKDAANAPFGGMGASGNGSRIGGTANLEQFTQWRWMTVPGSV, from the coding sequence ATGAGCGTCACCGACGAGGAGACGTGGCCGGACGCCGCCGAATGGACCGGGAAGATCTACAGCGGCGGGTGGCGGCAGTCCGAGGGCGGTGTTCAGCCGGTGAACGAACCCGCCACGGGGGAGCGGCTGGCTGAGGTGGGTGTGGCGGCGCCCGCGGATGTCGCCCGGGCCGGGACCCAGGCGGCCCGAGCGCAACGGGCCTGGGCCGCGACCGCACCCCAGGAGCGTGCCGAGGTCCTGCTCCGCGCCGCCCGGGCACTGCGCGACAACCGCGAAGCGATTCGCGAGTGGATCGTCAGGGAGTCCGGAGGCGTCCCGGCGAAGGGCGACTACGAGATCGCGGCCGGACTCAGCCAGCTTGCGCAGGCCGCCGGCCTCGCGTCACTGCCCCGGGGCGAGATCCTGAGCCCGTCGGCGCCCGCCCAGACCAGTTACGCATGGCGGGTCCCCCTGGGGGTGGTCGGCGTCATCAACCCCTGGAACGCACCCCTGCTGTTCGCCATGCGAGCCCTGGCGCCCGCACTCGTGCTGGGCAACGCCGTTCTGCTCAAGCCCGATCCCCACACGCCGGTGTCCGGCGGTGTCGTCGTGGCGCGGCTGTTCGAGGAGGCCGGACTGCCCGAGGGGCTGCTCCACGTCCTGCCCGGAGGCCCCGGCACCGGCGAGGCGGTCGTGGCCGATCCGCACGTCGCGATGGTCGTCTTCACCGGCTCCACCGAGGCGGGACGGGCGGTCGCCCGCGCCGCGGGCGACGGGCTCAAGCGGGTGGCGCTGGAACTGGGCGGCAAGAACTCGATCGTCGTGCTCGACGACGCGGACATCGACTCCGCCGCGGCAGCCGGGGCGATGAGCTCCTTCGGCTATCAGGGGCAGGCCTGCGTCGCCGCCGGACGTCATCTGGTGCACGCCGACGTCGTGGAGCCCTACACGCAGGCGCTGATCAGGCAGGCCGACGAGCTGCGGGTCGGGGACCCGCGCGAGGAGGGCGTGGCCCTCGGTCCTGTGATCAGCGAGCGCCAGGCCGCGAGGGTCGAACGCATCGTGGACGAGAGCGTGGCCGCCGGTGCACGGGTGCTGGCGGGCGGACGCCGCGACGGGCTGTTCTACCCGCCCACCGTTCTGGACCGCGTCGAGCGGACCATGCCCGCATTCACCGAGGAGATCTTCGGGCCGGTCGCTCCCGTCGTCGTGTTCCGTACCGACCGTGAGGCCGTCGAGATCGCCAACGACACCGAATACGGTCTGACGGCGGCTGTGCACTCCGGTTCGACGTCGAGGGCCGCGGTCATCGCCGAACAGTTGCGCACCGGCATGGTGCACCTCAACGACGTCTCCGCCAAGGATGCCGCGAACGCCCCCTTCGGTGGGATGGGAGCGTCGGGCAACGGCTCCCGCATCGGCGGTACCGCCAACCTGGAGCAGTTCACCCAGTGGCGCTGGATGACGGTCCCGGGGTCCGTGTGA
- a CDS encoding LacI family DNA-binding transcriptional regulator, which yields MARLAGRSTGTAPRSIDVARLAGVSQKTVSRVMNGEQYVSGDVRRRVMEAAETLGYRLNHAARALASGRTRSVGVVTLGTALYGPASLLMGLERAVRDTGYTLRVVNTLEGDAAGIAGAVDSLLDQGVDGIVISEPIDEEGEVDLTIRADVPFLILGAPPPFTAQRVVTAGLVAHQLARAVTEHLLDLGHPTVHHLAGPQRWYAARDRMEGWRATLAAHGRREPPVIVGDWSAASGYRAGRELAEDHDVTAVFAANDDMAIGLIRALLEAGRRVPEEISVVGLDDIPVAAYVTPPLTTVRQPFDAIAEDGLKRLVHAIEHPDSDPVQVHDPPVNLVVRSSTAPPPNRTTVHTGTASSDGATAPTRTAPAPRRTSV from the coding sequence ATGGCACGACTGGCAGGCCGCAGCACCGGCACCGCACCGCGCAGCATCGACGTGGCGCGGCTGGCGGGCGTCTCGCAGAAGACGGTGTCCAGGGTCATGAACGGTGAGCAGTACGTCTCCGGCGACGTGCGCCGACGTGTCATGGAAGCCGCCGAAACGCTCGGCTACCGGCTGAACCACGCCGCCCGCGCACTGGCCTCGGGCCGGACCCGGTCCGTCGGCGTGGTGACGCTCGGCACGGCGCTCTACGGTCCCGCCTCGCTGCTGATGGGCCTGGAGCGGGCCGTCCGTGACACGGGTTACACGCTCCGCGTGGTCAACACGCTCGAGGGCGACGCCGCGGGCATCGCCGGTGCCGTCGATTCGCTCCTCGACCAGGGCGTGGACGGCATCGTCATCTCCGAGCCCATCGACGAGGAGGGCGAGGTCGACCTCACGATCCGCGCCGACGTGCCGTTCCTGATCCTCGGAGCGCCGCCGCCGTTCACCGCCCAGCGGGTGGTGACCGCGGGGCTCGTCGCCCACCAGCTGGCCCGCGCCGTCACCGAGCACCTGCTCGACCTCGGGCACCCGACCGTCCACCACCTCGCCGGTCCGCAACGCTGGTACGCGGCCAGGGACCGGATGGAGGGCTGGCGGGCGACGCTGGCCGCGCACGGCAGGCGCGAACCGCCTGTGATCGTGGGCGACTGGTCGGCCGCCTCCGGATACCGCGCAGGACGCGAGCTGGCCGAGGACCATGACGTCACGGCGGTGTTCGCCGCGAACGACGACATGGCCATCGGCCTGATCCGCGCACTGCTGGAGGCCGGCCGACGGGTGCCGGAAGAGATCAGTGTCGTCGGTCTGGACGACATACCGGTGGCCGCCTACGTGACTCCGCCCCTGACGACGGTGCGACAGCCCTTCGACGCGATCGCAGAGGACGGCCTCAAGCGTCTGGTGCACGCCATCGAGCACCCGGACTCGGACCCTGTCCAGGTGCACGACCCGCCGGTCAACCTCGTGGTCCGCTCCTCGACGGCACCCCCGCCGAACCGGACCACCGTGCATACGGGGACGGCCTCGTCCGACGGGGCGACCGCTCCCACCAGGACGGCCCCGGCCCCCCGGCGGACCTCGGTCTGA
- a CDS encoding ABC transporter substrate-binding protein, which yields MSKFLTAASSAPLNRRGFLAATGALTLATSLSACGGSGGSGGGASAKAVSQADIDKAMQTPTELTFWTWVPDIAKEVALFEKKYPAIKVKVVNAGQGTPQYTKLRTALKAGSGAPDMVQIEYQAIPTFTITNSLLDLRPHGAAALKNTFVDWTWGQVSGTNGEVWAIPQDTGPMGMLYRQDIFDEHGIAVPATWDEFAAAARKLHKADPDVYLTNLAANQVAAWHGLLWQAGAKPYVTSGKSDITISVDDAVSQKLGTYWGGLAKEGVIGVEPDFTDSWYAALNKGKYATWITAAWGPVFLSGSAKATAGKWRAAPLPQWDASKPSSGNWGGSTTAVIRSTKNAIAAAQFAQFLNSDPASAKMFATEQFFFPATKALLTDASFVGDAPAFYGGQKVNQIFADISSTVSSSFQWPPFLDQAATDWTETVGKSLADGADTARALGTWQSRLTTYAKKQGFTVHS from the coding sequence ATGTCGAAATTCCTCACAGCCGCCTCCTCGGCCCCTCTGAACCGCCGCGGCTTCCTCGCCGCGACCGGAGCCCTGACACTCGCGACCAGCCTGTCCGCCTGCGGCGGCAGCGGCGGCTCTGGCGGAGGCGCCTCCGCCAAGGCGGTAAGCCAGGCCGACATCGACAAGGCCATGCAGACGCCCACCGAGCTGACGTTCTGGACGTGGGTCCCGGACATCGCCAAGGAGGTCGCCCTCTTCGAGAAGAAGTACCCGGCGATCAAGGTCAAGGTGGTCAACGCCGGTCAGGGCACCCCGCAGTACACCAAGCTGCGCACGGCGCTGAAGGCCGGCAGCGGCGCCCCCGACATGGTCCAGATCGAGTACCAGGCGATCCCGACGTTCACGATCACCAACAGCCTGCTGGACCTTCGGCCCCATGGCGCCGCCGCGCTGAAGAACACGTTCGTCGACTGGACCTGGGGGCAGGTCAGCGGCACGAACGGCGAGGTGTGGGCGATCCCGCAGGACACCGGCCCGATGGGGATGCTCTACCGGCAGGACATCTTCGACGAGCACGGCATCGCAGTCCCCGCCACCTGGGACGAGTTCGCCGCCGCTGCCCGCAAGCTCCACAAGGCCGACCCCGACGTCTACCTCACCAACCTCGCCGCCAACCAGGTCGCCGCCTGGCACGGTCTGCTGTGGCAGGCGGGCGCCAAGCCGTACGTGACCTCCGGCAAGAGCGACATCACCATCAGCGTCGACGACGCCGTCTCGCAGAAGCTCGGCACGTACTGGGGCGGTCTGGCGAAGGAAGGGGTCATCGGCGTCGAACCCGACTTCACCGACTCGTGGTACGCCGCGCTCAACAAGGGCAAGTACGCCACCTGGATCACCGCGGCCTGGGGGCCCGTGTTCCTCTCCGGCTCCGCCAAGGCCACCGCGGGCAAGTGGCGAGCGGCCCCGCTGCCGCAGTGGGACGCGTCGAAACCGAGTTCGGGCAACTGGGGCGGTTCGACCACCGCGGTCATCCGGTCCACCAAGAACGCCATCGCGGCCGCCCAGTTCGCGCAGTTCCTCAACAGCGACCCGGCCAGCGCGAAGATGTTCGCCACCGAGCAGTTCTTCTTCCCCGCGACCAAGGCCCTGCTCACGGACGCCTCGTTCGTGGGCGACGCGCCGGCCTTCTACGGAGGTCAGAAGGTGAACCAGATCTTCGCTGACATCAGCTCCACGGTCAGCTCCTCCTTCCAGTGGCCGCCGTTCCTCGACCAGGCGGCCACCGACTGGACCGAGACCGTCGGCAAGTCGCTGGCCGACGGCGCCGACACCGCCCGCGCGCTCGGGACCTGGCAGTCGCGGCTCACCACGTACGCCAAGAAGCAGGGCTTCACCGTCCACTCCTGA